A region of the Bacillota bacterium genome:
CAGCGCGCTGGTCGACCGCCTGGCCCGCCTCGGCCTGGTCCGGCGCGAGGAGGATCCCCGCGACCGGCGCCGGACGCTGGTCTCGCTGAGCGCCCAGGGCGAGCTGCGCGTGGCGGAGCTGCACCAGGGGGGCCAGCAGTGGCTGGAGGAGGCGCTGGGGCGCATGGAGGACGGCGACCTGGAGGCGCTGGCCCGCGGGCTGGAGGCGCTGGCCCGGGCGCTCCAGGGCGTGGTGGCGGCCGCGGCCGGCGGTGGCGACGGGCAGGGTCGAGTCGGAGAGGAAGGGTGATCGGGTTGGCGACCGTGGATCGAGCGCGGGAAGGCCGCGCGGCCGTCGGGGGCGCGGCGCGCATCGCCGAGGGCCAGAGCCTGCGGGCCTCGCTCAGCCGCGAGCGGCTCTGGCTCGTCGTGGCGGCAGCCATGCTGGGGATGCTCCTGTCCGCGATCGATCAAAC
Encoded here:
- a CDS encoding winged helix DNA-binding protein is translated as SALVDRLARLGLVRREEDPRDRRRTLVSLSAQGELRVAELHQGGQQWLEEALGRMEDGDLEALARGLEALARALQGVVAAAAGGGDGQGRVGEEG